The following proteins come from a genomic window of Deltaproteobacteria bacterium:
- a CDS encoding aminodeoxychorismate/anthranilate synthase component II yields the protein MIDNYDSFTYNLAQYLGELGADVEVRRNDAITLEDIAARKPAGIVISPGPCTPKEAGISVPVIECFKGRIPILGVCLGHQAIGAALGGDIARAPRIMHGKTSPIHHDGRGVFAGLANPFDATRYHSLVIERASLPPDLEVSAWTAEGEIMGVRHRSLPLEGVQFHPESILTLEGKRLLRNFLESLPAD from the coding sequence ATGATCGACAACTACGACTCGTTCACGTACAACCTGGCGCAGTACCTCGGTGAGCTCGGCGCCGACGTCGAGGTGCGGCGGAACGACGCGATCACGCTCGAGGACATCGCGGCGCGGAAGCCTGCCGGTATCGTGATCTCCCCGGGCCCCTGTACGCCGAAGGAAGCCGGCATCTCGGTGCCCGTCATCGAGTGCTTCAAGGGCAGGATCCCGATCCTCGGCGTCTGCCTCGGGCACCAGGCGATCGGTGCCGCGCTCGGCGGCGACATCGCGCGCGCGCCGCGCATCATGCACGGAAAGACGTCGCCGATTCACCACGACGGGCGCGGGGTGTTCGCGGGACTCGCGAACCCGTTCGACGCGACGCGCTATCACTCGCTGGTGATCGAGCGCGCTTCGCTGCCGCCCGACCTCGAAGTGTCCGCCTGGACGGCCGAGGGCGAGATCATGGGCGTCCGCCATCGCAGCCTGCCGCTCGAAGGCGTGCAGTTCCATCCCGAGTCGATCCTCACCCTCGAGGGCAAGCGTCTGCTGCGGAACTTCCTCGAGAGCCTGCCGGCGGACTGA